One region of Duncaniella freteri genomic DNA includes:
- a CDS encoding SusC/RagA family TonB-linked outer membrane protein, with amino-acid sequence MKAKGLHLFLLIVLLLSSTSMAAYAQQTGEGTAGYATSKSSVTGFVFDSEGEPLPGVTVKIPKKNVATVTDINGAFSIHGNTGDIISFSYIGKKPVDLKATVGSPMRVILDDDTETITEVVVTGIVNKDKNSFTGSASTFTAEELKMVGVQNPIASLAALDPAFNVLTNELAGSDPNHMPDINIRGKSSVIGERDDAVNDPNQPLFIVDGFESTLEAVYNMDVNRIESMTILKDAASTAIYGSKAANGVVVVETVKPKAGQLRFNYSGSAAVSTPDLTSYNLMNASEKLEFERLAGRYTAGWGAGPNDYVTLSQKYNEYLANVQSGVDTYWLSVPLRTGWTQKHDVYVDGGSNGFMFGIGANYSGTTGVMKDSKRNSYGGKLDLIYRLNKLQFSNKFSATHTSSQDPVVEYNQYASANPYYKKYDENGDISRWLENSDFARAANPLYNASLNSRKKKSDLMLTNYFIVEYNPIHQLRLRGKFGLTHTTNDGENFVSPEDTRFDSYDRTRKGSFTSTNQKSTRYDASFTAIYADVFGKHRINFAGDFKASQNKSLTQGYNVVGFPEGNYTYPSFSNGYPEGGVPTYYEDTQRSTNLLATLNYAYDNRYLVDANYALSGSSVFGSTKKFTNTWSVGLGWNIMNEKFFRDAFPYVSMLKLRASIGNPGNQGFDSARSLITYKFLYNSFNYFGNSTILDQFGNRDLKWQTTIDRNIGVDFRTERVNFEFDYYDKNTDPLLIGVSVPLSTGITGLWNTNLGIQKSRGILASAQYYILRNLKDRLTWSVRGTLRHENIKLDKLNGVLDDLNQVGKNTTTKRYFDGADPDAIWAVQSAGIDPANGKEMFIKKDGSYTYDYDPDDETIVGNTRAKVEGSFGTNFNYRGLTLSLNFSYKIGGKAFNEALFNKVENITSSQMIYNQDKRAFYDRWQKPGDHAQFKNIADKVPTPMSSRFVQLNNVLSFQSLNVSYDFYEFATRMKLESLRLSFYCNDLFWWSTIKQERGTAYPFARSYTLALSFSF; translated from the coding sequence CCGATATCAACGGTGCATTCTCCATCCACGGAAACACAGGCGACATAATATCGTTCAGCTATATCGGCAAGAAACCTGTAGACCTTAAAGCCACTGTAGGGTCGCCCATGAGAGTGATACTTGACGACGACACCGAGACCATTACCGAGGTGGTGGTCACCGGTATTGTGAACAAGGACAAGAACTCGTTCACCGGATCGGCATCGACATTCACTGCCGAGGAGCTGAAGATGGTGGGCGTGCAGAACCCTATAGCATCTCTCGCCGCTCTTGACCCGGCATTCAATGTGCTGACCAACGAGCTCGCAGGATCGGACCCCAACCACATGCCCGACATAAACATACGAGGAAAGTCGTCAGTGATCGGAGAGCGTGACGACGCTGTCAACGACCCCAACCAGCCGCTTTTCATCGTCGACGGATTCGAATCCACTCTTGAGGCAGTCTACAATATGGACGTCAACCGCATTGAATCCATGACCATCCTTAAGGACGCAGCCTCGACAGCCATATACGGCTCAAAGGCAGCTAACGGCGTTGTAGTCGTAGAGACCGTAAAGCCTAAGGCGGGACAGCTCAGATTCAACTATTCGGGCTCGGCTGCGGTATCCACCCCCGACCTCACATCGTACAACCTCATGAACGCCAGCGAAAAGCTCGAATTCGAACGCCTCGCCGGACGCTACACTGCCGGATGGGGAGCAGGTCCCAACGACTATGTGACTCTCAGCCAGAAGTACAACGAATATCTCGCCAACGTACAGAGCGGTGTCGACACATACTGGCTCAGCGTGCCACTGCGCACAGGATGGACTCAGAAACATGACGTATATGTCGACGGCGGCTCCAACGGATTCATGTTCGGAATCGGTGCCAACTATTCGGGAACCACCGGTGTGATGAAGGACTCAAAGCGCAACAGCTACGGAGGCAAACTCGACCTCATATACCGCCTTAACAAGCTACAGTTCTCCAACAAGTTCTCGGCAACCCACACATCCTCACAGGACCCTGTGGTGGAGTACAACCAGTATGCGAGTGCCAATCCCTACTATAAGAAATATGACGAGAACGGCGACATCAGCCGCTGGCTTGAAAACAGCGACTTCGCCCGCGCCGCCAACCCTCTCTACAATGCGTCGCTCAACAGCCGCAAAAAGAAGTCGGACCTTATGCTCACCAACTACTTCATTGTTGAGTACAACCCTATACACCAGCTGCGTTTACGCGGTAAATTCGGTCTGACCCATACCACAAACGACGGAGAGAACTTCGTATCGCCCGAGGATACCCGCTTTGACAGCTACGACCGCACACGCAAAGGGTCATTCACCTCGACCAACCAGAAATCCACCCGCTACGATGCGTCGTTCACAGCCATCTATGCAGATGTGTTCGGAAAGCACCGCATCAACTTCGCAGGCGACTTCAAAGCATCACAGAACAAATCGCTCACCCAGGGTTACAATGTGGTAGGATTCCCGGAGGGCAACTACACCTATCCGTCATTCTCCAACGGATATCCCGAGGGAGGAGTCCCCACCTACTACGAGGACACCCAGCGGTCCACCAACCTGCTCGCTACACTCAACTATGCCTACGACAACCGTTATCTGGTCGATGCCAACTATGCCCTGAGCGGATCATCGGTGTTCGGGTCCACCAAGAAGTTCACGAACACATGGTCAGTAGGCCTCGGATGGAACATCATGAACGAGAAGTTCTTCCGCGATGCCTTCCCATACGTATCCATGCTCAAGCTCCGTGCCTCCATCGGTAACCCAGGCAACCAGGGATTCGATTCGGCGCGTTCGCTCATCACCTACAAGTTCCTCTACAACAGCTTCAATTACTTCGGGAATTCCACCATACTTGACCAGTTCGGCAACCGCGACCTCAAGTGGCAGACCACAATCGACCGCAACATCGGTGTAGACTTCAGGACCGAGAGGGTCAACTTCGAATTCGACTACTACGACAAGAACACCGACCCGCTTCTCATCGGTGTGTCCGTGCCTCTCTCGACAGGCATCACCGGTCTATGGAACACCAACCTCGGTATCCAGAAATCACGCGGCATACTCGCATCAGCCCAGTACTACATACTCCGCAACCTCAAAGACCGCCTGACATGGAGCGTACGCGGGACACTGCGTCATGAGAACATCAAGCTCGACAAGCTCAACGGAGTGCTGGACGACCTGAACCAGGTGGGCAAGAACACAACCACCAAACGCTACTTCGACGGAGCCGACCCCGATGCGATATGGGCTGTGCAGTCAGCCGGCATCGACCCTGCAAACGGCAAGGAAATGTTCATCAAGAAGGACGGCTCATACACCTACGACTATGACCCCGACGACGAGACTATAGTAGGCAACACCCGCGCCAAGGTGGAAGGCTCATTCGGCACCAACTTCAACTACCGCGGACTCACCCTCAGCCTCAACTTCAGCTACAAGATAGGCGGCAAGGCGTTCAACGAGGCTCTCTTCAACAAGGTCGAGAACATCACATCCTCCCAGATGATCTACAATCAGGACAAACGCGCGTTCTATGACCGCTGGCAGAAACCCGGCGACCACGCCCAGTTCAAGAACATCGCCGACAAGGTACCGACCCCCATGTCGTCGCGCTTCGTTCAGCTCAACAATGTGCTGTCGTTCCAGTCGCTCAATGTCAGCTACGACTTCTACGAATTCGCCACACGCATGAAACTTGAATCGCTCCGCCTGTCGTTCTACTGCAACGACCTGTTCTGGTGGTCGACAATCAAGCAGGAACGCGGCACCGCTTATCCGTTTGCCCGCAGCTACACACTTGCACTGTCTTTCTCATTCTAA
- a CDS encoding RagB/SusD family nutrient uptake outer membrane protein translates to MKLYKSITAAALLAFGIASTGCSDWLDYTPKDKQTYDEQFNNRTGFHTTVNGIYNTMTGSDLYGYNLSYGPIDIMGLCYKISNSSTAKYELCTAAYTSTYASSTISSIWSTAYNTILNINVVLKALDEKPGVLLPEDAQMIRGEMLASRAFIHLDLVRIFGPVYIVNPDGLSVPYADAPEIIKRNRLKVDDIIYNKIIPDLTAAQELLKNVDPILTEGVLNSDGGEDGNWFRYRQLRMNYYAATLVKARAYLWVNDYTNALAEARKITDDTYAQSCFPWVDPVKLLANNSNPDRIFSTECLFGFYDNKMAEIFTNNFNGTLDAAVVLKPRDGYTDILFPNSADYRRQSQWTGTTSISGGDLDFIKYKSFPTSETNPDFWATYYGLMRKSEAYYIAAEALNGLDDLRGACGYLNQVKAARGIDLIETDSPADFLKELKMEYLREMRGEGQIFFLHKHFNQSFATSNSDFNAHEAANKDNPTISQRYNVPIPSGENY, encoded by the coding sequence ATGAAACTATATAAATCAATCACCGCCGCTGCTCTCCTCGCTTTCGGCATCGCCTCAACCGGTTGCTCCGACTGGCTCGACTATACCCCGAAAGACAAGCAGACCTACGACGAACAGTTCAACAACCGCACCGGTTTCCACACCACGGTCAACGGCATATACAACACCATGACCGGGAGCGACCTCTACGGCTATAACCTTTCGTACGGACCGATCGACATAATGGGTCTGTGCTATAAGATATCAAATTCCAGCACAGCGAAATACGAGCTCTGCACGGCAGCCTACACCAGCACATATGCATCATCGACTATCAGCTCCATATGGTCAACGGCATATAACACTATCCTGAATATCAACGTAGTGCTGAAAGCCCTGGATGAAAAACCCGGAGTGCTGCTTCCGGAGGATGCACAGATGATACGTGGAGAGATGCTCGCCTCCAGGGCATTTATCCATCTTGACCTCGTGCGCATCTTCGGTCCGGTATATATAGTAAACCCCGACGGGCTTTCAGTCCCCTATGCCGACGCTCCGGAGATCATCAAGCGCAACCGCCTGAAAGTCGATGACATCATCTACAACAAGATCATTCCTGACCTGACAGCAGCCCAGGAACTCCTTAAGAATGTGGACCCCATACTTACCGAAGGGGTGCTCAACTCTGACGGCGGCGAGGACGGCAACTGGTTCCGCTACCGCCAGCTCCGCATGAACTACTATGCGGCAACACTCGTCAAAGCCCGCGCATACCTCTGGGTGAATGACTACACCAACGCCCTTGCCGAAGCCCGCAAGATCACCGATGACACCTATGCACAGTCATGCTTCCCATGGGTCGACCCAGTGAAGCTGCTCGCCAACAACAGCAATCCCGACCGCATCTTCTCGACAGAGTGCCTGTTCGGATTCTATGACAACAAGATGGCTGAGATATTCACCAACAATTTCAACGGCACTCTCGATGCGGCAGTGGTACTTAAGCCTCGCGACGGATACACCGATATCCTCTTTCCCAACTCTGCCGACTACCGCCGCCAGTCGCAATGGACCGGCACCACATCCATCAGCGGAGGCGACCTTGATTTCATCAAATACAAAAGCTTCCCCACAAGCGAGACCAACCCCGACTTCTGGGCCACCTACTATGGGCTGATGCGCAAGAGCGAGGCTTACTATATCGCGGCAGAGGCTCTGAACGGACTCGACGACCTCAGAGGGGCGTGCGGTTATCTCAATCAGGTAAAGGCAGCACGCGGCATTGACCTCATCGAGACCGACTCACCTGCCGACTTCCTGAAAGAGCTTAAGATGGAATATCTGCGTGAAATGCGTGGCGAAGGTCAGATATTCTTCCTCCACAAGCACTTCAACCAGTCGTTCGCTACCTCCAATTCCGACTTCAACGCCCACGAGGCAGCCAACAAGGACAATCCAACTATCTCACAACGCTATAATGTACCTATACCATCAGGCGAAAACTACTAA
- a CDS encoding DUF4843 domain-containing protein has product MKLRNLLYFAAGSLLLSTVSCSHEEVEPYSGPKAGIFIQEVAGTNMTSGLVSSYRDSTNISFASAPAAITDYVLRFTIRTIGDVTDYPRKYSIKVDEKATTAVEGVDYSLSRNDYIIHPYQSTDSCIITLLRTPALRQKSLVLKLKLEANENFDIIFDSYTNSGAWNIPGDTLSALTYAIRFSEEYSEPHYWDWFGNDFFGKFTPTKMLELEKVMGWTYSDWNSGGSGTSKVQYGRMDFAANAFKNHLQKRADGGDPAREDDGSLMQLPGSYAVDYSAYE; this is encoded by the coding sequence ATGAAACTAAGAAATCTATTATATTTTGCCGCCGGCTCACTGCTCCTCTCCACAGTGTCATGCTCACACGAGGAGGTGGAGCCTTACAGCGGTCCCAAGGCAGGCATCTTCATACAGGAAGTAGCAGGCACCAATATGACGAGCGGGCTTGTATCGTCCTACAGGGATTCCACGAATATATCTTTCGCTTCGGCTCCCGCAGCGATCACCGACTATGTGCTGCGCTTCACCATCCGCACCATCGGAGATGTGACCGACTACCCCCGCAAATACTCTATCAAGGTCGACGAAAAAGCCACCACAGCAGTCGAGGGGGTTGACTACTCACTCTCACGAAACGATTACATCATACACCCCTACCAGTCCACCGACTCATGCATCATCACTCTTCTGCGCACACCAGCACTGCGCCAGAAATCACTGGTGCTGAAACTGAAGCTCGAAGCCAACGAGAATTTCGACATCATATTCGATTCCTACACCAACTCAGGGGCATGGAACATCCCCGGCGACACCCTGTCGGCACTGACCTATGCCATACGGTTCTCAGAGGAATATTCCGAACCGCATTATTGGGACTGGTTCGGCAATGACTTCTTCGGAAAGTTCACCCCGACAAAGATGCTTGAACTGGAGAAGGTGATGGGCTGGACCTATTCCGACTGGAACTCCGGCGGCTCTGGCACATCCAAAGTTCAATACGGACGTATGGACTTTGCCGCCAACGCATTCAAGAACCATCTGCAGAAACGCGCTGACGGAGGGGACCCCGCCCGCGAGGATGACGGATCACTGATGCAGCTGCCCGGCTCCTATGCAGTTGACTATTCCGCTTATGAGTAA
- the glmS gene encoding glutamine--fructose-6-phosphate transaminase (isomerizing), with translation MCGIVGYLGSNGAYEILIQGLKRLEYRGYDSAGVALVTADGSLNVHKSRGKVSNLEQTAAAGCTAGSIGIAHTRWATHGEPNDINAHPHVSQSGDIALVHNGTIENYAVLKKVLEEHGYTFRSETDTEVLVQLVDYVRSTTPDCSLAEAVREALLQVEGAYAVAVVEKGDPDTLVVARKSSPLVIGVGDGETFIASDATPIIGYTDKVIYLKNNEMAVIRRGEPLSIFEIDSHTPSKISIKQLKLSLAQLEKGGYDTFMLKEIFEQPTTLRDCLRGRITGDCSRVTLSGVELNKDRFLQAERITLVACGTSWHAALIGKRLIQDFCQIPVEVEYASEFRYGNPVLNDRDIVIAISQSGETADTLAAIQLAKDKGAFVYGVCNVVGASIPRATDSGTYIHVGPEIGVASTKAFTGQVTVLTLLALAVGQLRGVIDSSTVQSVATALNAMPGTIEETLKCNDAVQKLSMFFTYAHNFIYLGRGYNYPTALEGALKLKEISYIHAEGYPAAEMKHGPIALIDQEMPSVIIAPSDSLYDKIISNVQQVKSRGGAVVAIVSKGNTAMKDIANFCIEIPDVPECLTPLVASIPLQLLAYYIAVNKGKNVDQPRNLAKSVTVE, from the coding sequence ATGTGTGGTATAGTTGGTTACCTCGGCTCCAATGGAGCATATGAAATATTGATTCAGGGGTTGAAGCGTCTGGAGTATCGAGGCTATGACTCCGCCGGTGTCGCGCTTGTGACTGCCGATGGCAGCCTTAATGTGCATAAGTCGCGCGGCAAGGTATCTAATCTTGAGCAGACTGCCGCCGCAGGTTGCACTGCCGGGTCAATAGGCATTGCCCATACCCGCTGGGCCACCCACGGAGAGCCTAACGATATCAATGCACACCCCCATGTATCCCAGAGCGGGGATATCGCACTCGTGCATAACGGCACCATCGAGAATTATGCTGTACTCAAGAAGGTGCTTGAGGAGCATGGCTACACCTTCAGGAGCGAGACCGATACCGAGGTGCTCGTGCAGCTGGTGGACTATGTAAGGAGCACCACCCCCGACTGTTCTCTTGCCGAGGCTGTGCGTGAGGCTCTTCTCCAGGTGGAGGGGGCATATGCAGTGGCAGTGGTCGAAAAGGGTGACCCCGATACCCTCGTGGTGGCACGCAAGAGCTCACCGCTCGTGATAGGGGTAGGTGACGGCGAGACCTTCATCGCATCCGATGCTACACCCATCATCGGTTATACCGACAAGGTGATCTATCTCAAGAACAACGAGATGGCCGTCATACGTCGTGGCGAGCCGCTGTCGATATTCGAGATTGACTCACATACACCGTCCAAGATAAGCATAAAGCAGCTCAAACTGTCGCTTGCCCAGCTTGAGAAAGGCGGTTACGACACCTTTATGCTCAAGGAGATATTCGAGCAGCCCACCACTCTGCGCGACTGTCTGCGCGGACGCATCACAGGCGACTGTTCCCGCGTCACGCTTTCAGGAGTGGAGCTCAACAAGGACAGGTTTCTTCAGGCAGAGCGCATCACACTGGTGGCATGCGGCACCTCGTGGCATGCGGCACTCATCGGCAAGCGTCTCATCCAGGACTTCTGCCAGATACCGGTGGAGGTGGAATATGCCTCAGAATTCCGTTACGGCAATCCTGTGCTTAACGACAGGGATATAGTCATAGCCATATCCCAGTCAGGGGAGACAGCCGATACGCTTGCCGCGATACAGTTGGCAAAGGATAAGGGAGCGTTCGTATATGGTGTGTGCAATGTGGTGGGAGCCTCCATCCCTCGTGCCACCGATTCCGGTACCTATATCCATGTAGGGCCTGAGATAGGCGTGGCGTCCACCAAGGCATTTACCGGACAGGTGACAGTGCTCACGCTCCTTGCACTCGCTGTGGGACAGCTCCGCGGAGTCATAGACAGCAGCACAGTCCAGAGCGTGGCTACGGCACTCAATGCCATGCCGGGGACCATTGAGGAGACCCTGAAATGCAATGATGCGGTGCAGAAGCTCTCCATGTTCTTCACCTATGCCCACAATTTCATTTATCTCGGCCGCGGCTACAACTATCCCACCGCGCTTGAGGGTGCCCTTAAGTTGAAGGAGATCTCCTATATCCATGCGGAAGGTTATCCCGCAGCCGAAATGAAGCATGGTCCCATCGCCCTTATCGACCAGGAGATGCCGAGCGTGATCATCGCCCCCAGCGACTCGCTGTATGACAAGATCATATCCAATGTGCAGCAGGTCAAGAGCCGAGGCGGCGCAGTGGTGGCGATTGTATCCAAGGGAAACACAGCCATGAAGGATATTGCTAACTTCTGTATCGAGATACCCGATGTGCCGGAATGCCTTACTCCGCTTGTCGCATCAATACCCCTTCAGCTCCTGGCATACTATATTGCTGTCAACAAGGGCAAGAATGTCGACCAGCCACGCAATCTTGCAAAATCGGTCACTGTGGAGTAG
- a CDS encoding PKD-like family lipoprotein, translating to MKSKIFSALGLLAASVTLTGCYEDKGNYDYSEIEEVTITLPTAIEAMANAENVKFSPTVVSSVTGKEIPADDPNYEYECRIFYTRTIDGITEKWYDINPDRTQGVDFFVQAPAGTYSLWYTARNKRTGVESHAKGSLRLISSVYEGWMVMSNNGAEKTMRLDMIFTDSKGRELIAKDITGPNVTGLTEGTQAMYHPSLYAGKEYVNILTKSGSYRVWDDMQMNPAYNLKLQDFILPTVKGNATQIAQIHYYASYGPTATTCVTSEGDAYAITSSGAGASYEYPMNATTVGGDPAYKVAQTIGTSMVRTGNSTSALFYDITNKRFMGWSYYAPNKKLLFALNDNDENQPQGLFSFNTGMDFVDMESTRFSNGLVYTVLQDNTGHRHVYGINLSGYNSIKKESAYDNISGENFDTATDYAFHSQFPYMFYCKGNKVYAYGLTDNVTKDVLTIDGSETISMIKFNLYGNMDLTSLNKWDSEEFQNMQYKLIVCSSTGAEDGGIVRFYNIDINGKMTLYKEYKGFGEEIVDVTYRERRG from the coding sequence ATGAAATCTAAAATATTCAGTGCGCTCGGACTCCTTGCCGCATCCGTAACACTGACAGGATGCTATGAGGACAAGGGCAATTACGATTATTCCGAGATCGAGGAAGTGACAATCACCCTCCCCACGGCAATCGAAGCGATGGCAAATGCCGAGAACGTCAAGTTCTCGCCCACTGTGGTATCTTCAGTCACCGGAAAGGAGATCCCCGCCGACGATCCGAATTACGAATATGAATGCCGTATATTCTATACCCGCACAATCGACGGCATAACCGAGAAATGGTACGACATCAATCCCGACAGGACTCAGGGGGTGGACTTCTTCGTACAGGCTCCGGCAGGCACCTATTCCCTGTGGTACACGGCAAGAAACAAGAGAACCGGCGTGGAATCACATGCCAAAGGCTCTCTGCGCCTTATCAGCTCGGTGTACGAAGGATGGATGGTGATGTCAAACAACGGTGCTGAAAAGACCATGCGCCTCGACATGATATTCACTGACTCAAAGGGTCGCGAACTGATAGCCAAGGATATCACCGGACCAAACGTGACCGGGCTGACCGAAGGAACACAGGCAATGTACCACCCGAGCCTCTATGCAGGAAAGGAATATGTAAACATCCTGACCAAATCGGGAAGCTACCGTGTGTGGGACGACATGCAGATGAACCCCGCCTACAACCTTAAGCTCCAGGACTTCATCCTCCCCACAGTGAAGGGCAATGCGACCCAAATAGCACAGATCCATTACTATGCCAGCTATGGGCCCACCGCCACGACATGCGTGACAAGCGAAGGTGACGCCTATGCCATCACCTCGTCAGGAGCCGGAGCGTCGTACGAATACCCGATGAACGCTACCACCGTGGGAGGAGACCCCGCCTACAAGGTGGCACAGACTATAGGGACAAGCATGGTGCGCACGGGCAACTCGACATCCGCCCTCTTCTATGACATCACCAACAAGCGTTTCATGGGTTGGAGCTACTATGCCCCCAACAAAAAACTCCTGTTCGCTCTCAACGACAATGACGAGAACCAGCCCCAGGGACTGTTCTCGTTCAATACCGGCATGGACTTTGTCGACATGGAGAGCACACGCTTCTCCAACGGACTTGTCTACACAGTGCTCCAGGACAATACCGGTCACCGCCACGTATACGGCATAAACCTCTCTGGCTACAACAGCATCAAGAAGGAGTCGGCATACGACAATATCAGCGGGGAGAACTTCGACACTGCAACAGACTATGCATTCCACTCACAGTTCCCCTACATGTTCTACTGCAAAGGGAACAAGGTGTATGCCTACGGTCTAACCGACAATGTGACAAAGGATGTGCTTACTATCGACGGAAGCGAGACTATATCCATGATCAAATTCAATCTGTACGGCAACATGGACCTCACATCCCTCAACAAATGGGACAGTGAAGAGTTCCAGAACATGCAGTACAAGCTTATCGTGTGCTCCTCGACCGGAGCAGAGGACGGCGGCATAGTGCGCTTCTACAACATAGACATCAACGGCAAAATGACTCTCTACAAGGAATACAAAGGATTTGGCGAAGAGATCGTGGATGTGACCTACCGCGAGCGCAGAGGATAA
- a CDS encoding ISAs1 family transposase, translated as MQIEIFSKVKDPRDLGKVKHELEDVLRMALIGVLCDCEDCDDISDMVTDREEEFKAAGLLKLSNGVPCGDTILRVVESVNPAQLRASLDCCRGHIIESLCGNQVIIDGKKLRGENPRSPGCHGLYILNAWVSETEICVAEKPVDGKTNELTVLPSVLSSLWLTGALVSVDAMGTHRNIAEQIILQGGDYLMALKDNQPILKGLTESIFSSTTPISVYTTEEKGHGRVEKRTCSIMDTTLLEQEGMYEKWPGLKRIIKMERERTENGARSRETIYYLSSVEKDEASYYAMRIRAHWGIENKLHWHLDVTFQEDMCRVRAKNGAVNFSAMRKYALEMLKKQNDKLSLKRRRKKCMWSTEYLYKVFKDS; from the coding sequence ATGCAAATAGAAATTTTCAGCAAAGTAAAAGACCCGCGCGACTTGGGCAAGGTTAAACATGAGCTTGAGGATGTGCTCCGAATGGCACTCATCGGCGTGTTGTGTGATTGTGAGGACTGTGACGACATATCGGATATGGTTACAGACCGAGAGGAAGAATTCAAGGCCGCCGGATTGCTGAAGCTTAGCAACGGTGTCCCGTGTGGTGACACGATACTTCGTGTTGTAGAGTCTGTCAATCCCGCTCAGCTCCGGGCAAGTCTTGATTGCTGCCGAGGCCACATAATCGAATCCCTGTGCGGCAATCAGGTCATCATTGACGGTAAGAAACTGCGGGGTGAAAATCCCAGGAGTCCCGGATGCCACGGACTGTATATCCTCAATGCGTGGGTATCTGAAACAGAAATCTGCGTTGCCGAAAAGCCGGTGGATGGCAAGACCAACGAACTTACGGTTCTGCCGTCCGTATTGTCCTCTTTATGGCTTACAGGGGCATTGGTTTCAGTCGACGCAATGGGGACCCACCGTAATATCGCAGAACAGATCATACTCCAGGGCGGCGACTATCTGATGGCGCTTAAAGACAATCAGCCGATACTCAAGGGCCTGACGGAGAGTATCTTTAGTAGCACTACTCCAATATCGGTATACACAACCGAGGAAAAGGGGCACGGAAGAGTTGAGAAGAGAACCTGTTCAATTATGGATACGACACTTTTGGAACAGGAGGGAATGTACGAGAAGTGGCCCGGTCTTAAACGTATCATAAAGATGGAGCGTGAGCGTACTGAGAACGGTGCCCGCTCGCGTGAAACAATCTACTATCTCAGCAGCGTGGAGAAAGATGAGGCTTCTTACTATGCGATGCGTATTCGTGCGCATTGGGGTATCGAGAACAAACTACACTGGCATCTCGACGTGACGTTTCAGGAAGATATGTGCCGCGTACGCGCCAAGAATGGCGCTGTCAATTTTTCAGCGATGCGCAAGTATGCATTGGAAATGCTTAAAAAGCAGAACGATAAACTCAGCCTTAAACGAAGACGCAAAAAATGTATGTGGAGCACTGAATATCTGTACAAAGTCTTTAAGGATAGTTAA